Proteins encoded in a region of the Nitrospirota bacterium genome:
- the gyrB gene encoding DNA topoisomerase (ATP-hydrolyzing) subunit B, translating into MDNGHDDVVSEGSQGDVSYEAESIQILKGLEGVQARPAMYIGSTGIEGLHHLVYEVVDNSVDEALAGHCTCVEAMLHHDGSCTVIDDGRGIPVEVHPGDPKKRTAAEIVLTELHAGGKFDSKAYKISGGLHGVGVSVVNALSEWLEVEIKKEGKVYQQRFERGKPACGLTVVGETDKRGTKITFKPDPKVFEITEFNFDTLAQRLRELAFLNKGLKISLAEETSGREHTFIYEGGIVSFVEHLNKNKICVQDKPLYISGQREGCHVEIALEYNDSYTELIYTFANNINTREGGTHLTGFKAALTRTANAYASSAGLMKGGSLSGEDVREGLTAVISVKVQNPQFEGQTKMKLGNTEIKGIVESIVNDSLGKYFEENPSMAKKIIEKSIQALRARDAARKARELTRRKGALEDSGLPGKLADCSEKDPAQSEIYIVEGDSAGGSAKQGRDRRFQAILPLRGKILNVEKARFDKMLSSEEIRILITVLGTGIGSDEFDIAKLRYHRIILMTDADVDGAHIRTLLLTFFYRQMPEIIERGYLYIAQPPLYKVKKGKTEKYVQNDTEMQDMLFELAVSELEATIRGSKVRGKPLLTHFKRLMSYEKLIEWHVRRQNDGDLLRYVLKFKEIETIIKDEEKFKDFLALLKEKYKDTEWGEIVLDKEHMSYSVKLERQNKGLLINFNFIKSPEYKELRSYYAIVEDMGEPPYVISHQGVDNEFGTSTEVLEFIMKIARKGLHIQRYKGLGEMNPHQLWETTMDPEKRIFLQVTIEDTVQSDAMFTILMGDAVEPRKDFITKHALEARNIDI; encoded by the coding sequence ATGGATAACGGTCATGACGATGTTGTCTCAGAGGGCAGCCAAGGGGATGTGTCTTATGAGGCAGAGTCAATACAGATACTGAAAGGTCTTGAGGGGGTACAGGCAAGGCCTGCCATGTACATAGGCTCAACGGGCATTGAGGGACTTCACCATCTTGTGTATGAGGTTGTGGATAACAGTGTGGATGAGGCTTTGGCCGGGCATTGTACGTGTGTGGAGGCTATGTTGCATCATGACGGCAGTTGCACGGTTATAGATGACGGCAGAGGGATACCGGTTGAGGTGCACCCTGGAGACCCTAAAAAACGTACCGCAGCGGAAATAGTCCTGACGGAGCTTCACGCCGGCGGCAAGTTTGATTCTAAAGCGTATAAAATCTCAGGCGGACTCCATGGAGTAGGAGTTTCGGTGGTAAATGCACTTAGTGAGTGGCTTGAGGTAGAGATAAAAAAAGAGGGCAAGGTTTATCAGCAGCGGTTTGAGCGCGGGAAACCGGCATGCGGGCTTACAGTGGTTGGTGAGACAGATAAAAGAGGTACAAAGATAACATTTAAACCAGACCCAAAGGTTTTTGAAATCACCGAGTTTAACTTTGACACTCTTGCCCAGCGCTTAAGAGAGCTTGCTTTTCTTAACAAAGGCCTGAAAATATCGCTTGCCGAGGAGACCTCAGGCAGGGAGCACACGTTTATCTATGAGGGCGGCATTGTGTCTTTTGTTGAGCATCTGAATAAGAACAAGATTTGTGTGCAGGATAAGCCTCTTTACATATCCGGGCAGCGTGAGGGCTGTCACGTGGAGATTGCCCTTGAGTATAACGACAGTTACACGGAGCTTATCTACACATTTGCCAATAACATAAACACGCGTGAGGGCGGGACTCATCTTACTGGATTTAAGGCAGCCCTTACAAGAACCGCTAATGCCTATGCAAGTTCAGCAGGACTTATGAAAGGCGGCTCTCTATCCGGCGAGGATGTGCGAGAGGGGCTAACCGCAGTAATCAGCGTAAAAGTACAAAACCCCCAGTTTGAGGGGCAAACTAAGATGAAGCTGGGTAATACCGAAATAAAGGGCATCGTAGAGTCAATAGTCAATGACTCACTGGGTAAGTACTTTGAAGAGAACCCCTCGATGGCTAAAAAAATAATAGAAAAATCCATTCAAGCGTTGAGGGCAAGGGATGCTGCCCGCAAAGCAAGGGAATTAACACGCAGAAAGGGTGCTCTTGAGGACTCCGGACTTCCCGGCAAACTTGCCGATTGCTCGGAAAAGGACCCTGCACAGAGTGAGATATACATAGTGGAGGGGGATTCGGCAGGAGGCTCAGCTAAACAAGGGCGCGACAGGCGGTTTCAGGCCATCCTGCCACTTAGGGGTAAGATTTTAAACGTGGAAAAGGCACGGTTTGATAAAATGCTATCCTCCGAGGAGATTCGGATTCTTATCACGGTGCTTGGCACAGGGATAGGTTCCGATGAATTTGATATAGCAAAGCTCCGCTATCACAGAATAATACTAATGACTGATGCAGATGTTGACGGGGCGCACATTCGAACACTTTTACTGACCTTCTTCTATCGTCAGATGCCGGAGATTATAGAGCGTGGTTATCTCTACATAGCTCAGCCGCCACTGTATAAAGTTAAAAAGGGTAAAACCGAAAAATACGTACAAAACGATACTGAAATGCAAGATATGCTCTTTGAGCTTGCCGTCTCTGAGCTTGAGGCAACCATCAGGGGTTCAAAAGTCAGGGGTAAACCGCTTCTAACCCACTTTAAAAGACTGATGTCCTATGAAAAACTAATAGAATGGCACGTAAGGCGGCAAAATGATGGCGATTTGCTCCGATACGTGTTGAAATTTAAAGAAATCGAGACTATTATAAAAGATGAAGAAAAATTTAAGGACTTTCTTGCCTTACTAAAAGAAAAGTACAAAGACACCGAGTGGGGTGAGATAGTGCTTGATAAAGAGCACATGAGTTATTCGGTAAAGCTTGAAAGACAAAATAAGGGGCTCCTGATTAACTTTAATTTCATAAAATCCCCGGAATATAAGGAACTGAGGAGTTATTACGCAATCGTAGAGGATATGGGGGAGCCTCCCTATGTGATAAGCCATCAGGGTGTGGATAATGAGTTTGGGACATCAACTGAGGTGCTTGAGTTTATCATGAAAATAGCAAGGAAAGGACTTCACATACAGCGGTATAAAGGGTTAGGGGAGATGAACCCTCATCAGTTGTGGGAGACTACGATGGACCCTGAAAAGCGGATTTTTCTTCAGGTAACCATAGAAGACACGGTGCAGTCAGACGCTATGTTTACAATTTTAATGGGAGATGCGGTTGAGCCCAGAAAGGACTTTATAACCAAACATGCTCTTGAGGCCAGGAATATTGATATATAG
- a CDS encoding chemotaxis protein CheD has protein sequence MNTHFLYPGTLLADKTPYEITTVLGSCISVCLWDPQMRCGGMNHYLLPLWNGEGLASPKFGNIAITKLIEKVMSFGCTKRNLQAKVFGGGAIMESSSGLLNVGERNIMIAQDILSEERIMIAGSDVGGNQGRKIIFNTETGVVLVKKVKKSI, from the coding sequence ATGAACACACACTTTTTATATCCGGGAACTCTGCTTGCCGATAAGACCCCCTATGAGATAACCACGGTGTTAGGCTCTTGTATATCTGTGTGCCTGTGGGATCCGCAGATGCGATGCGGCGGGATGAACCACTACCTGCTGCCGCTTTGGAACGGTGAGGGACTGGCCTCGCCAAAGTTTGGAAACATAGCAATAACTAAGCTTATAGAGAAGGTGATGTCTTTTGGTTGTACTAAAAGAAATCTGCAGGCAAAAGTTTTTGGTGGTGGCGCTATAATGGAAAGTTCCTCAGGGCTTTTAAATGTGGGTGAGCGTAACATTATGATAGCTCAGGATATACTTTCTGAGGAAAGGATAATGATAGCCGGCTCTGATGTTGGCGGAAACCAGGGGAGAAAGATAATTTTTAACACGGAAACCGGCGTTGTATTAGTAAAAAAGGTTAAAAAGAGTATTTAG
- a CDS encoding HAMP domain-containing histidine kinase — MMKKLTDDEFIEEIRKRFEDKEKALSDIRMMTKKLEEVNARLQESEALKSNFLSNIKNELNNPMTAIMGLSAQLSENALTLDCADIASIAALIHEESFVMDFQLKNIFMAAELESGETTLTHVMVDMVSLISSIIDSFSKMAAKKGVTISFSPVFAQETEVNANEFFFVTDSEKLQLIMTNLISNAIEFSKEGGTVEIKLSKADGLLHIVVKDYGIGISNKNLRAIFDRFVQVDFGLMKAHKGHGLGLSIVRTLVDLINGKITVDSEIDKWTEFTLTLQELEGQVDMDSFSSEGNDFLFDDDEQQF; from the coding sequence ATGATGAAAAAATTAACAGACGATGAGTTTATAGAAGAGATAAGAAAGCGCTTTGAGGACAAGGAAAAGGCGCTTTCCGATATCCGCATGATGACAAAGAAACTTGAGGAGGTCAATGCAAGGCTTCAGGAGTCAGAGGCGCTTAAGAGTAATTTCTTGTCAAATATAAAAAATGAATTAAACAACCCTATGACCGCAATAATGGGTCTTTCGGCTCAGCTTTCTGAAAATGCTTTAACCCTTGATTGTGCAGATATTGCATCAATAGCCGCTCTGATTCATGAGGAGTCATTTGTGATGGATTTCCAGTTGAAAAACATCTTTATGGCAGCAGAACTTGAATCGGGGGAGACTACACTAACCCACGTAATGGTTGACATGGTTTCGCTTATTTCAAGTATCATAGATTCTTTTAGTAAGATGGCGGCAAAAAAAGGCGTTACTATTTCTTTCTCACCTGTTTTTGCTCAGGAGACAGAGGTCAACGCAAATGAGTTCTTTTTTGTAACCGACTCTGAAAAACTACAGTTAATTATGACTAATTTAATAAGTAATGCTATAGAATTCAGCAAAGAGGGCGGCACTGTAGAAATAAAGCTTTCAAAGGCAGATGGATTACTCCACATAGTGGTGAAAGACTATGGCATAGGGATAAGTAACAAGAATCTGAGAGCAATATTTGACAGATTTGTGCAGGTTGACTTTGGTTTGATGAAAGCACACAAGGGGCATGGTCTTGGTTTAAGCATAGTAAGGACTCTCGTTGATTTGATAAACGGTAAAATTACAGTTGACTCTGAGATAGATAAATGGACGGAGTTTACGTTGACTTTGCAGGAGCTGGAGGGTCAGGTGGATATGGATTCCTTCTCCTCAGAGGGTAATGATTTTCTGTTTGATGACGATGAGCAGCAGTTTTAG
- the dnaN gene encoding DNA polymerase III subunit beta — MNFRIDSFELQKRLSDIQNIIEKKATTPVLSNFLLCVGADGSTIYATDLDMAIKEPVTVASVQKPGKFCLPAKKLYEIAREITGEIVFEETENNWVTIKAGKSYFRIACIESEEYPQWPEIERDKQIIIDARNLLGMIEKTLYSAGEADPRYTLNGVLFHIFGEQKKMMLVGTDSHRLAAIETDIDVPFSDELKLIVPRKTVNELKKFLTGIEGDISFDISANHIRFNLFEKEFLTKLIEGSYPAYDQVIPKNNDKTAVIAREEFIAVLKRVAVINRDKSKIIKIDISENEMEIFANDPELGEARDSMDVRFDGDTLSVGYNSRYLLELLLSMETENVVIKFLDSQNPTLFMEEGVERYRCVIMPVRM, encoded by the coding sequence ATGAATTTTAGAATAGACAGCTTTGAGCTGCAGAAAAGGCTTTCAGACATCCAGAACATCATAGAGAAAAAGGCTACTACACCTGTGCTAAGTAATTTTCTGTTATGTGTCGGAGCCGATGGCAGCACCATATATGCAACCGACCTGGATATGGCCATAAAGGAGCCGGTAACGGTGGCAAGTGTGCAAAAGCCGGGAAAATTCTGTCTCCCTGCAAAAAAACTATACGAAATAGCACGTGAGATTACCGGAGAAATTGTTTTTGAAGAGACTGAAAATAATTGGGTAACGATTAAAGCCGGTAAGAGCTACTTTCGCATAGCTTGTATTGAGAGCGAGGAATATCCTCAGTGGCCGGAAATTGAACGGGACAAACAAATCATAATAGATGCCCGCAATTTGCTTGGCATGATTGAAAAGACACTCTATAGTGCCGGTGAGGCCGACCCGCGTTATACGCTAAACGGTGTTCTGTTTCATATTTTTGGAGAGCAGAAAAAGATGATGCTGGTTGGCACTGACAGCCACAGGCTTGCCGCTATTGAAACTGACATAGACGTTCCCTTTAGCGATGAATTAAAACTCATAGTGCCGCGAAAAACCGTAAATGAGCTAAAGAAATTCCTTACCGGCATCGAGGGTGATATATCGTTTGATATATCTGCTAACCACATCAGATTTAATCTTTTTGAAAAAGAATTTCTAACTAAACTCATAGAGGGTTCCTACCCGGCCTATGATCAGGTGATACCAAAAAATAACGACAAAACGGCCGTAATAGCCCGTGAGGAATTTATAGCGGTCCTAAAGAGGGTTGCAGTGATAAACCGCGACAAAAGTAAAATCATAAAGATAGATATAAGTGAAAATGAGATGGAGATATTTGCAAACGATCCAGAATTAGGTGAGGCGCGGGATTCCATGGATGTCAGATTTGACGGCGATACGCTGAGTGTTGGCTATAACTCGCGGTACCTGCTTGAGCTGCTGTTAAGCATGGAAACTGAAAATGTTGTTATTAAATTTCTGGACAGCCAAAACCCCACTCTGTTTATGGAAGAGGGTGTAGAACGTTACAGATGCGTAATTATGCCGGTGAGGATGTAG
- the dnaA gene encoding chromosomal replication initiator protein DnaA, whose protein sequence is MEIEEIWQKVQGVLQESVGGAAFELWFKPVKPLEIKDHSAVLSVPNRFFREWIEDNYPQLFNKALETVLSKQINVVFKVDQPQTSEIAKKDTIMQTRRTRLANKGIHLNPKYTFENFVVGPSNQFAHAAALAVGESLGKTYNPLFIYGDVGLGKTHLISAIGNMVIDRDPNAAVMYVSSEQFTNEVVSAIRHEKMGELKDKYRGLDALLIDDVQFIANKTQTQEEFFHTFNALYERQKQIIISADRPPKELTSITDRLKSRFTMGLIADIQPPSIELKVAILQRKAENQKIFLQDDMAYYLASRIRSNIRELEGCLIKLAANSNLTGNPINIAMAKDVLKDIFVDDFKPISAEHIQKMVCEYFNIKPIDIKAKKRTKEITVPRQVAMYIIKQLTDLSLGDIGKSFGGKDHATVIYACKQVESKIGNDENFGKVVEQLINRIKP, encoded by the coding sequence ATGGAAATTGAAGAGATTTGGCAGAAGGTACAAGGAGTTTTACAGGAATCCGTAGGTGGGGCAGCATTTGAGCTTTGGTTTAAACCCGTTAAGCCTTTGGAGATTAAAGATCACAGTGCAGTGCTGTCTGTTCCCAACAGGTTTTTCAGGGAATGGATAGAGGACAATTACCCGCAACTGTTTAACAAGGCATTAGAGACTGTGCTTTCAAAACAGATTAATGTTGTCTTTAAGGTGGATCAGCCGCAGACAAGCGAGATTGCAAAAAAAGACACTATAATGCAAACCCGCAGAACTAGATTAGCCAATAAAGGGATTCATCTTAATCCGAAATATACGTTTGAGAACTTTGTAGTGGGGCCAAGTAACCAGTTTGCCCATGCAGCAGCTCTTGCCGTTGGAGAGTCTTTGGGAAAAACATATAATCCACTGTTTATATACGGCGATGTAGGGCTTGGTAAGACGCACCTGATAAGCGCTATAGGCAACATGGTGATAGACAGAGACCCAAATGCTGCTGTCATGTACGTCTCATCAGAGCAGTTTACCAATGAGGTGGTATCAGCCATCAGACACGAGAAAATGGGAGAATTAAAGGACAAGTACAGGGGACTTGATGCTCTGCTTATTGACGATGTCCAGTTTATAGCAAACAAGACTCAAACGCAGGAGGAGTTTTTTCACACTTTTAACGCTCTCTATGAAAGGCAGAAACAGATAATAATTTCAGCCGACAGACCCCCTAAGGAGCTGACCTCGATAACCGACCGTCTGAAGTCGCGTTTTACGATGGGATTGATTGCTGACATTCAGCCGCCCTCAATTGAGCTTAAGGTTGCTATTTTACAAAGAAAAGCGGAAAACCAGAAGATTTTCCTGCAAGATGATATGGCCTACTACCTTGCCTCACGCATCAGGTCTAACATCAGGGAGCTTGAGGGCTGTCTCATAAAACTTGCGGCAAACTCTAACCTTACGGGAAACCCTATTAACATTGCTATGGCAAAAGACGTCTTAAAGGACATATTTGTTGATGATTTCAAACCTATCAGTGCCGAGCATATACAAAAAATGGTATGTGAATACTTTAACATAAAACCTATAGACATAAAGGCTAAAAAACGCACTAAAGAAATCACTGTTCCCAGGCAGGTGGCTATGTATATTATCAAGCAGCTTACAGATTTATCCCTTGGCGATATAGGAAAGTCATTTGGAGGAAAAGACCATGCTACGGTTATTTATGCTTGTAAACAGGTTGAAAGTAAAATAGGCAACGATGAAAACTTCGGAAAAGTAGTGGAACAGTTAATAAACAGAATAAAACCATAA
- the prfB gene encoding peptide chain release factor 2 (programmed frameshift) → MTGVVEIKEKIKPLELQLNHLRGYFEVETLLKEISDIETELSVKDNWSDHEKVSELKKKQSRAQDIVKSYFDVEGDVNYLSESVSILDEEDGQLFLTEFEEKLNSTVEKIGSLELKHLLSGKFDDCDAIVEIHPGAGGTESQDWAQMLMRLYLRWAERNSFKAEIIDLLNGDEAGIKSVMMTISGPYAYGYLRSEIGVHRLVRISPFDTNKRRHTSFAAVLAYPEIEKDIEVEIKDDDLKIDTFRASGAGGQHVNKVSSAVRITHLPSSIVVSCQNERSQHKNKERAMRILKSRLYELQVLEQEKKLDGIIGDKKNIQWGNQIRSYVLHPYRLIKDHRTGYEMGNVNAVLDGEIGSFIKEYLIRRKNA, encoded by the exons ATGACAGGAGTTGTTGAAATAAAAGAAAAAATAAAACCTCTTGAGCTGCAATTAAATCATCTCAGAGGTTAT TTTGAAGTGGAAACTTTGCTTAAAGAGATATCCGATATAGAGACAGAGCTTAGTGTTAAAGACAACTGGTCTGATCACGAGAAAGTGTCAGAGCTAAAGAAAAAGCAGTCAAGGGCTCAGGATATAGTGAAGTCTTATTTTGATGTGGAGGGGGATGTAAACTACCTTTCAGAGTCTGTGTCCATACTTGATGAGGAGGACGGCCAGCTTTTCTTAACCGAGTTTGAAGAGAAATTAAACAGCACGGTGGAAAAAATTGGCTCTCTTGAGTTAAAGCACCTTCTAAGCGGGAAATTTGACGACTGTGACGCAATAGTGGAAATACATCCGGGGGCAGGCGGCACTGAGAGCCAGGACTGGGCTCAGATGCTTATGAGATTGTACTTACGATGGGCCGAAAGAAACTCATTTAAGGCTGAAATTATTGACTTACTTAACGGGGATGAGGCAGGAATTAAAAGCGTTATGATGACTATAAGCGGCCCGTATGCCTATGGTTACCTGCGCTCTGAAATAGGAGTGCACAGGCTTGTAAGAATTTCCCCCTTTGATACAAACAAACGCAGACATACCTCATTTGCCGCCGTGTTGGCATATCCTGAGATAGAAAAAGATATTGAAGTAGAGATTAAAGACGATGACTTAAAAATTGATACCTTTAGAGCCTCCGGCGCCGGAGGCCAGCACGTTAACAAGGTCTCATCGGCTGTAAGAATTACTCATTTGCCATCGTCAATTGTGGTTTCATGCCAAAATGAACGCTCTCAACACAAAAACAAGGAAAGAGCCATGCGCATTCTTAAATCCAGGCTCTATGAGCTTCAGGTCTTAGAGCAGGAGAAAAAACTTGACGGTATCATAGGTGACAAAAAAAACATTCAGTGGGGAAATCAGATTCGCTCATACGTGCTTCATCCATACAGGCTGATTAAAGATCACAGAACAGGGTACGAGATGGGTAACGTTAATGCCGTACTTGATGGTGAGATCGGTTCTTTTATAAAGGAATATTTAATACGGAGAAAAAATGCTTAA
- the lnt gene encoding apolipoprotein N-acyltransferase: MDILHNFTCKLSSIIKKLNSKPFFINYLMPSLSGVLLFLAFPKPELFSLAWAALLPLFYSVTAAKNKLQAIFSGLIAGLFFFFGTQYWIYHSLNHFGGIPFILSLFIVFLLCLYQSLYIAVFALMLWLMAKKWSLRRACYGAPFIWVCLEYLKGIIITGFPWSLLGYSQYKFINLIQISDITSVYGISFLIVFFNSALFLAFFEKDITLKENPVKKLKPVLIASLLITFTVFYGIKRLPSLNYTEKVTVTLVQGNIPQEMKMDRDNREKITGIYETLTLEKTPKNADLVVWPESSLTFYFMSEEKYTKDFIDFQKRLGKNLLFGTDLIRGRAGNYLILTNSAVLLGKDGKIDYVYDKIHMVPFGEYVPLRKLLFFVDKLVGSMGEFSPGSDYVLARARFKDGGTASFGTHICYEIIFPDLVRKFYRNGGDFIVTISNDAWFGDTSGPYQHLAMAVFRAVENGKYIIRATNTGVSAIVGPEGLILQKTPLFERTTLTGDIYKSDGNITFYTVFGDVFAYVCLIYSIIATALLVIKRR; the protein is encoded by the coding sequence ATGGATATATTACACAATTTCACTTGTAAGTTGTCAAGCATAATTAAAAAACTTAATTCCAAACCTTTTTTTATTAATTATCTAATGCCGTCACTCTCCGGTGTGCTGCTGTTTCTTGCTTTCCCAAAACCAGAGCTCTTTTCCCTTGCATGGGCAGCTCTTTTGCCTCTGTTTTACTCTGTTACGGCTGCAAAAAATAAGCTACAGGCCATATTTTCCGGACTCATAGCAGGACTTTTCTTTTTTTTCGGCACTCAGTACTGGATTTATCACTCACTTAACCACTTTGGCGGTATTCCGTTTATTTTAAGCCTGTTTATTGTTTTTCTGCTTTGTCTGTATCAAAGCCTCTATATAGCTGTGTTTGCTCTCATGTTGTGGCTTATGGCAAAGAAATGGTCTCTCAGGCGTGCCTGCTACGGAGCGCCCTTTATATGGGTCTGTCTTGAGTACTTAAAAGGAATCATTATAACCGGCTTTCCATGGTCACTCCTTGGCTACTCTCAGTACAAATTTATTAATCTAATCCAAATCTCTGACATCACCTCTGTTTATGGCATATCTTTTTTGATTGTGTTTTTTAATTCCGCTTTGTTTCTGGCTTTTTTTGAAAAAGATATTACCCTTAAAGAAAATCCGGTTAAAAAACTCAAACCGGTTCTTATTGCCTCGCTGCTGATAACTTTCACCGTCTTTTATGGAATTAAGAGACTGCCCTCGTTAAATTACACCGAAAAAGTTACAGTTACATTAGTGCAGGGAAACATTCCGCAGGAAATGAAAATGGACAGGGACAACAGAGAGAAAATTACCGGCATATACGAAACTCTGACTTTGGAAAAAACTCCGAAAAATGCCGACCTTGTCGTGTGGCCGGAGTCATCCCTGACGTTTTACTTTATGAGCGAAGAGAAATACACAAAGGACTTCATTGATTTTCAGAAACGCTTAGGAAAAAATCTACTGTTTGGTACAGACCTGATTCGAGGCAGAGCGGGTAATTACTTAATTCTTACCAATAGTGCAGTTTTATTAGGAAAAGATGGAAAAATTGATTACGTTTATGATAAAATCCACATGGTACCGTTTGGGGAGTATGTACCGTTGAGAAAGTTGCTTTTTTTTGTGGATAAGCTTGTAGGCTCGATGGGAGAATTCTCCCCCGGCAGCGATTATGTGCTGGCAAGGGCCAGGTTTAAAGACGGCGGGACAGCGAGTTTTGGAACACATATTTGTTATGAAATTATATTTCCGGATTTGGTGAGAAAATTTTACAGAAATGGCGGTGATTTTATCGTAACCATAAGTAACGATGCATGGTTTGGTGATACAAGCGGACCTTACCAACACCTTGCAATGGCAGTGTTTAGGGCTGTGGAAAACGGGAAATATATCATCAGGGCTACAAACACAGGAGTGTCAGCTATTGTAGGCCCGGAAGGGCTGATATTACAAAAAACTCCACTTTTTGAAAGAACCACCCTGACCGGAGATATTTATAAATCTGACGGAAACATAACTTTTTACACTGTTTTTGGAGATGTATTTGCTTATGTTTGCCTTATTTACAGTATCATAGCCACTGCACTTTTGGTAATTAAACGGAGGTAG
- a CDS encoding AAA family ATPase, which produces MISVTGPRRVGKSTLIRQIIRKLIRDKTREVDFVVQTYAGKYLPIEVKYRHSIDFKKLSKGMGALCKLLGNTWPGIVVSKQWDDFGIRDDLFYIPLPHFLLLFD; this is translated from the coding sequence ATTATCTCTGTAACCGGTCCACGCCGCGTAGGCAAAAGCACCCTTATCAGGCAAATAATAAGAAAACTGATTAGGGATAAAACACGTGAGGTTGATTTTGTGGTACAGACGTATGCTGGTAAGTATTTACCTATTGAGGTTAAATACAGACATAGCATTGACTTTAAAAAACTAAGCAAAGGTATGGGAGCATTGTGTAAACTGTTAGGAAATACCTGGCCCGGCATTGTAGTTTCAAAACAGTGGGATGATTTTGGAATAAGAGATGACCTGTTTTATATTCCACTTCCGCATTTTCTTCTTTTGTTTGATTAA
- the hisD gene encoding histidinol dehydrogenase, translating to MREIYKEEQFKEFKEILRKRAQGINSDLAGTVSEIIKNIRDRGDEALIQYTQQFDKVALDKIRIPESVIEQSAQKVEPKIVKALKLSIERIRRFHKRQLEKSWRHSYKGAELGQLIRPLERVGVYVPGGKASYPSTVLMNVIPAQVAGVKEIALCVPTPRGELNPYVMRAIWELGVTEVYPVGGAQAVAAMAYGTESIKKVDKITGPGNMYVAEAKKQVFGVVDIDMIAGPSEILIISDDSGYPEFIAADLLSQAEHDEMASSVLITTSETVLTTVKKMLISKLETLKRKEIAEKSLSNFGALVYAGDLTQAFEYANEIAPEHLEIMVKNPDECLDLVKNAGAVFIGNYSPEPLGDYCAGPNHTLPTNGTSRFFSPLGVYDFLKRTSYIKFSEAGFLGIADVVYDLASCEGLHAHADSVMVRLNKLKGSM from the coding sequence ATGAGAGAAATATATAAAGAAGAACAATTTAAGGAATTTAAGGAAATTCTAAGAAAAAGGGCTCAGGGGATTAACTCAGACCTTGCAGGGACAGTTAGTGAGATTATAAAAAATATACGTGACAGAGGGGATGAGGCATTAATACAATATACTCAGCAATTTGACAAGGTAGCTCTTGATAAAATAAGAATACCTGAGAGCGTTATAGAACAAAGCGCGCAAAAAGTTGAGCCAAAAATTGTAAAAGCTCTGAAACTCTCCATTGAGCGGATAAGGCGTTTTCATAAGCGGCAACTCGAAAAGAGCTGGAGACACTCATATAAGGGGGCGGAGTTAGGACAGCTTATACGGCCTCTTGAGCGTGTGGGAGTTTATGTGCCGGGAGGCAAAGCCTCATATCCCTCAACTGTGCTCATGAACGTTATACCGGCACAGGTGGCAGGAGTGAAAGAGATTGCCCTTTGTGTGCCAACACCTCGTGGAGAGCTAAACCCATACGTTATGAGAGCGATATGGGAACTGGGAGTAACAGAGGTTTACCCTGTTGGAGGCGCTCAGGCTGTGGCTGCTATGGCCTATGGCACTGAGAGCATTAAAAAGGTGGATAAAATCACAGGCCCCGGCAACATGTACGTAGCAGAGGCTAAAAAACAGGTTTTTGGCGTGGTTGATATAGATATGATAGCAGGGCCCTCAGAGATTCTCATCATTTCTGATGACTCCGGATACCCGGAGTTTATAGCGGCTGATTTACTCAGTCAGGCAGAACACGATGAGATGGCCTCCTCTGTGCTGATAACAACTTCGGAAACAGTGCTTACCACTGTTAAAAAAATGTTGATAAGTAAACTTGAAACTCTTAAAAGAAAAGAAATAGCGGAAAAGTCACTTAGTAATTTCGGAGCACTGGTTTATGCCGGAGATTTAACACAGGCCTTTGAGTACGCTAATGAGATAGCACCGGAACACCTTGAGATAATGGTTAAAAACCCGGATGAGTGTTTGGATTTGGTGAAAAATGCGGGAGCAGTTTTTATTGGGAATTATTCACCGGAACCGCTTGGCGACTATTGCGCAGGGCCAAATCACACGCTTCCCACAAACGGCACATCGCGCTTTTTCTCGCCCCTTGGCGTCTATGACTTTCTAAAGCGGACGAGTTATATAAAATTTTCAGAGGCCGGCTTTTTGGGCATTGCCGATGTCGTTTATGATTTGGCCTCGTGTGAGGGACTACACGCCCATGCCGACTCAGTGATGGTTAGATTAAACAAGCTTAAGGGGAGTATGTGA